A region from the Pseudomonas sp. KU26590 genome encodes:
- the hisI gene encoding phosphoribosyl-AMP cyclohydrolase yields the protein MKDWLDEIKWDKDGLVPAIAQDHKTGRVLMMAWMNREALSLTASEQRAIYWSRSRGKLWRKGEESGHVQKLHELRLDCDADVIILMVEQIGGIACHTGRESCFYRVFDAAGWKTVDPVLKDPDAIYQAGH from the coding sequence ATGAAAGACTGGCTGGACGAGATTAAGTGGGACAAGGACGGTCTGGTGCCCGCCATCGCGCAGGACCACAAGACCGGTCGCGTGCTGATGATGGCCTGGATGAACCGCGAAGCCTTGAGCCTGACTGCCAGCGAACAGCGCGCTATCTACTGGTCACGTTCACGTGGCAAGTTGTGGCGAAAGGGCGAAGAATCGGGCCACGTGCAGAAGCTTCATGAACTGCGCCTGGACTGTGATGCCGACGTCATTATCCTGATGGTCGAGCAAATCGGCGGCATCGCTTGCCATACCGGCCGCGAGAGCTGCTTCTACCGCGTCTTTGACGCCGCCGGCTGGAAGACCGTGGACCCGGTGCTCAAAGACCCGGATGCCATTTACCAAGCAGGACACTGA
- a CDS encoding phosphoribosyl-ATP diphosphatase, which produces MTDTLSRLAEVLESRKGAAADSSYVASLYHKGLNKILEKVGEESVETIIAAKDAAISGDCSDVVYETADLWFHSMVMLAQLGQHPQAVLDELDRRFGLSGHAEKASRSAE; this is translated from the coding sequence ATGACTGATACCTTGTCACGCCTTGCCGAGGTGCTTGAATCACGCAAGGGCGCGGCTGCCGACTCGTCTTACGTCGCCAGCCTCTATCACAAGGGACTGAACAAGATTCTGGAGAAGGTCGGCGAAGAGTCGGTCGAAACCATAATCGCTGCCAAGGACGCTGCCATCAGCGGTGACTGCAGTGATGTCGTCTACGAAACCGCCGATTTGTGGTTCCACAGCATGGTGATGCTTGCCCAGTTGGGCCAACACCCGCAAGCCGTGCTCGATGAGCTGGACCGCCGTTTCGGCCTGTCCGGCCACGCCGAGAAAGCATCTCGCTCGGCGGAATAA
- a CDS encoding twin-arginine translocase TatA/TatE family subunit: MGIFDWKHWIVILVVVVLVFGTKKLKNLGTDVGESIKGFRKAMNDDDKHPEEPTVQPPVQPQPTAQPVPPTQPLHQPHTIDAQAQRVEDPLRKD; this comes from the coding sequence ATGGGCATTTTTGACTGGAAACACTGGATCGTCATTCTTGTGGTTGTCGTGCTGGTGTTCGGCACCAAGAAACTCAAGAACCTGGGGACTGACGTGGGTGAGTCGATCAAGGGCTTTCGCAAGGCCATGAATGACGACGACAAACACCCGGAAGAGCCAACCGTGCAGCCGCCGGTTCAGCCGCAGCCGACCGCGCAGCCTGTTCCCCCGACTCAGCCGCTGCACCAGCCGCACACCATCGACGCGCAAGCACAACGAGTCGAAGACCCCCTCCGCAAAGACTAG
- the tatB gene encoding Sec-independent protein translocase protein TatB translates to MFGISFSELLLVGLVALLVLGPERLPGAARTAGLWIGRLKRSFNAIKQEVEREIGADEIRRQLHNEHILSLEEEARKIMQPPQPPAAPVTPVAPAPAEPAADTPVSPAPAPSAPSTAPVMGAASPVPSADIGPAAPAESASVTPPPVHVEPAAPAPSPAGPGSAPVSAPVITPATAVQSAPSANDSSLPPRAP, encoded by the coding sequence ATGTTTGGTATCAGCTTTTCTGAACTGCTGCTGGTCGGCCTCGTTGCCCTGCTGGTGCTGGGCCCCGAGCGTCTGCCGGGCGCAGCACGGACGGCCGGGCTCTGGATCGGCCGCCTGAAACGCAGCTTCAATGCGATCAAACAGGAAGTTGAGCGCGAAATCGGCGCTGACGAGATTCGGCGTCAGTTGCACAACGAGCACATTCTTTCGCTGGAAGAAGAGGCTCGCAAGATCATGCAGCCGCCGCAACCGCCGGCTGCACCTGTTACGCCTGTAGCCCCAGCGCCGGCTGAACCGGCAGCCGACACCCCGGTTTCGCCGGCCCCGGCCCCGTCAGCGCCATCCACGGCGCCGGTCATGGGTGCGGCCTCACCGGTACCGAGCGCCGACATTGGCCCGGCCGCGCCTGCTGAAAGCGCGTCGGTCACCCCGCCGCCCGTTCATGTCGAGCCTGCTGCGCCTGCGCCTTCGCCTGCCGGGCCAGGATCTGCACCCGTATCTGCGCCGGTCATCACCCCTGCGACCGCGGTGCAAAGTGCGCCTTCTGCCAACGATTCGTCACTGCCACCACGAGCCCCATGA
- the tatC gene encoding twin-arginine translocase subunit TatC, protein MSEIPENDQQMPLVSHLTELRSRLLRCVLAIFVIFGALFYFTQKIYTFVSAPLRKFLPDGATMIATDVASPFITPFKLTMMVALFLAMPVILHQIWGFIAPGLYKHEKRVAVPLLVSSIILFYAGMAFAYYLVFPLIFHFFASVTPEGVSMMTDIASYLDFVMTLFLAFGVAFEIPVAVVLLVWIGIVDVKYLKKIRPYVVIGCFVVGMILTPPDIFSQTLLAVPMWLLFEIGVLCSSMITKRGDHEDDEKAEDEQSQPPATQP, encoded by the coding sequence ATGAGCGAAATTCCCGAAAACGACCAGCAAATGCCGCTGGTCTCGCACCTGACAGAACTGCGCTCGCGCCTGCTGCGCTGCGTGTTGGCGATCTTCGTCATCTTCGGCGCGCTGTTCTACTTCACCCAGAAGATCTACACCTTCGTTTCGGCCCCGCTGCGCAAGTTTCTGCCTGACGGCGCCACGATGATCGCGACCGATGTGGCGTCACCGTTCATCACGCCGTTCAAGCTGACGATGATGGTGGCGCTGTTCCTGGCGATGCCGGTGATTCTGCATCAGATCTGGGGGTTCATTGCGCCGGGCCTGTACAAGCATGAAAAGCGCGTCGCGGTGCCGCTGCTGGTGTCCAGCATCATTCTTTTTTATGCCGGGATGGCGTTTGCCTATTACCTGGTCTTCCCGCTGATCTTCCACTTCTTCGCCAGCGTCACCCCGGAAGGCGTGTCGATGATGACGGACATCGCCAGTTATCTGGACTTCGTCATGACGCTGTTCCTGGCGTTCGGGGTCGCGTTCGAGATCCCGGTGGCAGTTGTGCTGCTGGTGTGGATCGGCATCGTCGACGTCAAATACCTGAAGAAGATTCGCCCGTACGTGGTGATCGGCTGCTTTGTGGTCGGCATGATCCTCACCCCGCCGGACATCTTTTCGCAGACCCTGCTGGCCGTGCCGATGTGGCTACTGTTTGAAATTGGCGTGCTGTGCAGTTCGATGATCACCAAGCGCGGCGATCATGAAGACGACGAAAAAGCCGAA